One Cherax quadricarinatus isolate ZL_2023a unplaced genomic scaffold, ASM3850222v1 Contig4084, whole genome shotgun sequence DNA window includes the following coding sequences:
- the LOC138852108 gene encoding conserved oligomeric Golgi complex subunit 5-like, whose translation MATTVFQEFQEDNTYSPFLADDFDVQKHASQLVQGVIIAEQLNKLTLGINRLEREIESQVGSHYEDLLSQATGVETLEDVLNTMHTRIQTLLAGVERLRVRVVDPYQRVERHTLVLGRLQATCELLRRVIRCLMLSQRLQQQLSSEPRDITKAAISLSELDHLGRDVDLTGLEVLERDQRLVRQARSDVEKQAVVMMDRGMELQNQTQVSKSWYPT comes from the exons ATGGCAACTACAGTTTTCCAGGAGTTTCAAGAAGACA ATACGTATTCACCGTTTTTGGCAGATGACTTTGATGTTCAAAAGCATGCCAGCCAGTTGGTTCAGGGTGTCATTATTGCAGAGcaactgaataaacttactttag GAATCAATCGACTGGAGCGTGAGATTGAAAGTCAGGTTGGTAGTCACTACGAGGATCTCCTGTCTCAGGCCACAGGAGTGGAGACTTTGGAAGATGTGCTAAATACTATGCACACCAGAATCCAG ACATTGTTAGCTGGAGTAGAGCGGTtaagagtgagggtggtggatccGTACCAGAGAGTAGAGAGACACACACTGGTTCTTGGCCGACTTCAAGCGACATGTGAACTTCTGAGACGTGTCATCCGTTGTCTGATGTTGTCACAGAGGTTGCAGCAACAGCTATCAAGTGAACCCAGGGATATTACCAAGGCTGCAATTAGCCTCAGTGAACTAG ATCACTTGGGTCGAGATGTGGATCTGACAGGACTGGAAGTGCTAGAGCGGGATCAGAGGCTGGTGCGACAAGCACGCTCAGATGTTGAAAAACAAGCAGTTGTCATGATGGACCGGGGTATGGAGCTTCAAAATCAGACACAG GTTTCTAAGAGCTGGTATCCTACCTAA